The following are from one region of the Salvia hispanica cultivar TCC Black 2014 chromosome 1, UniMelb_Shisp_WGS_1.0, whole genome shotgun sequence genome:
- the LOC125212030 gene encoding protein FAM135B-like isoform X1, with protein MVEAVHEIAIYIHRFHNLDLFQQGWYQIKVTMRWEDEDYGPVGTPARVIQYEAPDLDSDYVHGIWRIDDVDHSFSTHPFRIKYAKQDVPLSMMVTFNLSPSTFEVPCTSAVILTFELLYSPVLESRDYLEDSLDNTAAVHEFRIPPKALFGLHVYCPVHFDAFHAVLVDVTVHVSLLKMDRTSSLKVPSDPTAIKDDIREYDNSKQVMLVHALSCSSSILLEDLKMLGQSINKPIDLDDIASRELFASTQGPDQEITDAEVSGQISRKIRNFSEKLNGEDDFYKDKSFQLSEVKLLELIDLLCDQVSYLWSIFLKFHRANKRMILEYLRSQWVIDRKSEWSMWIVRTKVKMPEQYIGCWVDKSSYHPVHGRPAIPQKITGDPAQTAANQAGLLRQSIATMMIENRSIQDMYIFGDPSHVPIVIVEDAVNAPIRVMRRNSYISRVDQNEKNGFFPRFGTDPENALVSTRPDGRSLRIVIFVHGFQGHHLDLRLIRNQWLLIDPKVEFLMSEVNEEKTSGDFREMGQRLAKEVVSFVKKKMDKMTRSGVLGTIKISFVGHSIGNIILRTALTDSIMEPYLGYLHTYLSVSGPHLGYLYSSNSLFNGGLWLMKKLKGTPCIHQLTFTDDNDLENTFLYKLCKQRTFENFRNVILLSSPQDGYVPYHSARIEMCPASSGDKSKKGKVFLEMLNECLDQIRAKSSETRVFMRCDVNFNLSAQGKSIDTMIGRAAHIEFLDSDIFAKFIMWSFPELFR; from the exons ATGGTGGAAGCGGTACATGAGATTGCCATTTACATTCACCGGTTTCACAACCTCGACTTGTTTCAGCAAGG ATGGTATCAAATCAAAGTCACAATGAGATGGGAGGATGAAGATTATGGTCCTGTGGGTACTCCAGCAAGAGTTATTCAATATGAAG CTCCTGATTTGGATTCTGATTATGTGCATGGAATATGGAGAATTGATGACGTAGACCACAGCTTCTCAACACACCCTTTTCGAATCAAATATGCAAAACAGGATGTTCCACTGTCAATGATGGTCACATTCAACTTATCACCTAGTACATTTGAG GTTCCATGCACATCAGCTGTTATTCTGACTTTCGAGCTGCTGTACAGTCCAGTGTTGGAGAGCAG GGATTATCTTGAAGATTCCCTGGATAACACTGCTGCAGTGCATGAATTTAGGATCCCCCCTAAAGCTCTTTTTGGGTTGCATGTCTATTGCCCTGTTCATTTTGACGCTTTTCATGCTGTGTTAGTCGATGTTACTGTGCATGTGAGCCTGCTGAAAATGGATCGCACTTCCTCACTGAAGGTACCCAG TGATCCCACTGCTATCAAAGATGACATCAGGGAGTATGACAATTCAAAGCAA GTGATGCTTGTACATGCACTATCATGTTCTAGCAGCATACTATTGGAAGATTTAAAAATGCTCGGCCAGTCCATCAATAAACCAATTGATTTGGATGATATCGCTTCTCGTGAATTGTTTGCTTCCACACAAGGACCGGATCAGGAAATTACTGATGCTGAAGTTTCAGGacaaatttcaagaaaaatcaGAAACTTTTCTGAG AAACTAAATGGTGAAGATGATTTTTATAAAGACAAAAGTTTTCAGCTATCTGAAGTCAAATTACTTGAGTTAATTGATCTTCTATGCGATCAAGTCTCGTACTTATGGAgcatatttttgaaatttcacaG GGCTAACAAAAGGATGATTCTTGAGTATCTTCGCAGCCAGTGGGTTATCGACCGGAAATCTGAATGGTCAATGTGGATAGTTCGCACTAAGGTTAAGATGCCCGAGCAATATATAGGCTGTTGGGTTGACAAGTCTTCTTACCATCCTGTGCATGGTAGACCTGCCATTCCACAGAAGATAACTGGTGAT CCTGCACAGACTGCTGCCAATCAAGCAGGGCTTCTTAGGCAGAGTATTGCAACGATGATG ATTGAGAACAGGTCTATTCAAGACATGTATATATTTGGAGATCCATCACACGTCCCTATTGTAATTGTAGAAGACGCTGTCAATGCACCTATACGTGTAATGCGTAGAAACTCTTACATCAGCCGAGTAGACCAGAATGAAAAGAACGGTTTCTTTCCTAGGTTTGGCACTGACCCAGAAAACGCATTAGTCAGCACTCGCCCAGATGGTCGTAGCCTGAGGATTGTAATTTTTGTCCATGGATTCCAG GGACACCATCTGGACTTACGTCTTATTCGCAATCAATGGCTTTTGATAGACCCCAAGGTGGAATTTCTTATGTCAGAAGTTAATGAGGAGAAAACATCTGGAGATTTTAGAGAAATGGGGCAGAGGCTAGCCAAAGAAGTTGTATCATTtgtaaagaagaaaatggataaaatgaCTAGATCAGGTGTCTTGGGGACAATTAAAATCAGCTTTGTCGGACATTCGATTGGAAACATAATCTTGAGAACTGCACTAACTG ATAGCATTATGGAACCATATCTGGGATACTTGCACACATATCTCTCTGTCTCTGGCCCACATCTTGGCTATCTTTACTCCTCAAACTCGTTATTTAATGGGGGTTTGTGGCTCATGAAGAAACTCAAGGGCACACCATGTATCCACCAGCTCACTTTTACTGATGATAATGATCTTGAAAATACGTTCTTGTACAAACTATGCAAG CAAAGGACATTTGAGAATTTCAGGAATGTCATTCTGTTGTCTTCACCTCAG GATGGCTACGTTCCATACCATTCTGCTAGAATAGAGATGTGCCCGGCATCTTCAGGAGACAAATCGAAAAAGGGGAAGGTTTTCTTGGAGATGCTAAACGAGTGCTTAGACCAAATACGAGCAAAGTCCTCGGAGACTCGGGTGTTCATGCGCTGCGATGTGAACTTCAACCTTTCTGCCCAGGGGAAGAGCATCGACACTATGATTGGCCGTGCTGCTCATATAGAGTTCCTGGATTCTGACATCTTTGCCAAGTTTATAATGTGGTCCTTCCCAGAATTGTTTCGGTGA
- the LOC125212030 gene encoding protein FAM135B-like isoform X2, with translation MVEAVHEIAIYIHRFHNLDLFQQGWYQIKVTMRWEDEDYGPVGTPARVIQYEAPDLDSDYVHGIWRIDDVDHSFSTHPFRIKYAKQDVPLSMMVTFNLSPSTFEVPCTSAVILTFELLYSPVLESRDYLEDSLDNTAAVHEFRIPPKALFGLHVYCPVHFDAFHAVLVDVTVHVSLLKMDRTSSLKVPSDPTAIKDDIREYDNSKQVMLVHALSCSSSILLEDLKMLGQSINKPIDLDDIASRELFASTQGPDQEITDAEVSGQISRKIRNFSEKLNGEDDFYKDKSFQLSEVKLLELIDLLCDQVSYLWSIFLKFHRANKRMILEYLRSQWVIDRKSEWSMWIVRTKVKMPEQYIGCWVDKSSYHPVHGRPAIPQKITGDPAQTAANQAGLLRQSIATMMIENRSIQDMYIFGDPSHVPIVIVEDAVNAPIRVMRRNSYISRVDQNEKNGFFPRFGTDPENALVSTRPDGRSLRIVIFVHGFQGHHLDLRLIRNQWLLIDPKVEFLMSEVNEEKTSGDFREMGQRLAKEVVSFVKKKMDKMTRSGVLGTIKISFVGHSIGNIILRTALTDSIMEPYLGYLHTYLSVSGPHLGYLYSSNSLFNGGLWLMKKLKGTPCIHQLTFTDDNDLENTFLYKLCKQRTFENFRNVILLSSPQCWIIEFVPRFTGWLRSIPFC, from the exons ATGGTGGAAGCGGTACATGAGATTGCCATTTACATTCACCGGTTTCACAACCTCGACTTGTTTCAGCAAGG ATGGTATCAAATCAAAGTCACAATGAGATGGGAGGATGAAGATTATGGTCCTGTGGGTACTCCAGCAAGAGTTATTCAATATGAAG CTCCTGATTTGGATTCTGATTATGTGCATGGAATATGGAGAATTGATGACGTAGACCACAGCTTCTCAACACACCCTTTTCGAATCAAATATGCAAAACAGGATGTTCCACTGTCAATGATGGTCACATTCAACTTATCACCTAGTACATTTGAG GTTCCATGCACATCAGCTGTTATTCTGACTTTCGAGCTGCTGTACAGTCCAGTGTTGGAGAGCAG GGATTATCTTGAAGATTCCCTGGATAACACTGCTGCAGTGCATGAATTTAGGATCCCCCCTAAAGCTCTTTTTGGGTTGCATGTCTATTGCCCTGTTCATTTTGACGCTTTTCATGCTGTGTTAGTCGATGTTACTGTGCATGTGAGCCTGCTGAAAATGGATCGCACTTCCTCACTGAAGGTACCCAG TGATCCCACTGCTATCAAAGATGACATCAGGGAGTATGACAATTCAAAGCAA GTGATGCTTGTACATGCACTATCATGTTCTAGCAGCATACTATTGGAAGATTTAAAAATGCTCGGCCAGTCCATCAATAAACCAATTGATTTGGATGATATCGCTTCTCGTGAATTGTTTGCTTCCACACAAGGACCGGATCAGGAAATTACTGATGCTGAAGTTTCAGGacaaatttcaagaaaaatcaGAAACTTTTCTGAG AAACTAAATGGTGAAGATGATTTTTATAAAGACAAAAGTTTTCAGCTATCTGAAGTCAAATTACTTGAGTTAATTGATCTTCTATGCGATCAAGTCTCGTACTTATGGAgcatatttttgaaatttcacaG GGCTAACAAAAGGATGATTCTTGAGTATCTTCGCAGCCAGTGGGTTATCGACCGGAAATCTGAATGGTCAATGTGGATAGTTCGCACTAAGGTTAAGATGCCCGAGCAATATATAGGCTGTTGGGTTGACAAGTCTTCTTACCATCCTGTGCATGGTAGACCTGCCATTCCACAGAAGATAACTGGTGAT CCTGCACAGACTGCTGCCAATCAAGCAGGGCTTCTTAGGCAGAGTATTGCAACGATGATG ATTGAGAACAGGTCTATTCAAGACATGTATATATTTGGAGATCCATCACACGTCCCTATTGTAATTGTAGAAGACGCTGTCAATGCACCTATACGTGTAATGCGTAGAAACTCTTACATCAGCCGAGTAGACCAGAATGAAAAGAACGGTTTCTTTCCTAGGTTTGGCACTGACCCAGAAAACGCATTAGTCAGCACTCGCCCAGATGGTCGTAGCCTGAGGATTGTAATTTTTGTCCATGGATTCCAG GGACACCATCTGGACTTACGTCTTATTCGCAATCAATGGCTTTTGATAGACCCCAAGGTGGAATTTCTTATGTCAGAAGTTAATGAGGAGAAAACATCTGGAGATTTTAGAGAAATGGGGCAGAGGCTAGCCAAAGAAGTTGTATCATTtgtaaagaagaaaatggataaaatgaCTAGATCAGGTGTCTTGGGGACAATTAAAATCAGCTTTGTCGGACATTCGATTGGAAACATAATCTTGAGAACTGCACTAACTG ATAGCATTATGGAACCATATCTGGGATACTTGCACACATATCTCTCTGTCTCTGGCCCACATCTTGGCTATCTTTACTCCTCAAACTCGTTATTTAATGGGGGTTTGTGGCTCATGAAGAAACTCAAGGGCACACCATGTATCCACCAGCTCACTTTTACTGATGATAATGATCTTGAAAATACGTTCTTGTACAAACTATGCAAG CAAAGGACATTTGAGAATTTCAGGAATGTCATTCTGTTGTCTTCACCTCAG TGCTGGATTATAGAATTTGTGCCACGTTTCACAGGATGGCTACGTTCCATACCATTCTGCTAG
- the LOC125212030 gene encoding uncharacterized protein LOC125212030 isoform X3 has product MMVTFNLSPSTFEVPCTSAVILTFELLYSPVLESRDYLEDSLDNTAAVHEFRIPPKALFGLHVYCPVHFDAFHAVLVDVTVHVSLLKMDRTSSLKVPSDPTAIKDDIREYDNSKQVMLVHALSCSSSILLEDLKMLGQSINKPIDLDDIASRELFASTQGPDQEITDAEVSGQISRKIRNFSEKLNGEDDFYKDKSFQLSEVKLLELIDLLCDQVSYLWSIFLKFHRANKRMILEYLRSQWVIDRKSEWSMWIVRTKVKMPEQYIGCWVDKSSYHPVHGRPAIPQKITGDPAQTAANQAGLLRQSIATMMIENRSIQDMYIFGDPSHVPIVIVEDAVNAPIRVMRRNSYISRVDQNEKNGFFPRFGTDPENALVSTRPDGRSLRIVIFVHGFQGHHLDLRLIRNQWLLIDPKVEFLMSEVNEEKTSGDFREMGQRLAKEVVSFVKKKMDKMTRSGVLGTIKISFVGHSIGNIILRTALTDSIMEPYLGYLHTYLSVSGPHLGYLYSSNSLFNGGLWLMKKLKGTPCIHQLTFTDDNDLENTFLYKLCKQRTFENFRNVILLSSPQDGYVPYHSARIEMCPASSGDKSKKGKVFLEMLNECLDQIRAKSSETRVFMRCDVNFNLSAQGKSIDTMIGRAAHIEFLDSDIFAKFIMWSFPELFR; this is encoded by the exons ATGATGGTCACATTCAACTTATCACCTAGTACATTTGAG GTTCCATGCACATCAGCTGTTATTCTGACTTTCGAGCTGCTGTACAGTCCAGTGTTGGAGAGCAG GGATTATCTTGAAGATTCCCTGGATAACACTGCTGCAGTGCATGAATTTAGGATCCCCCCTAAAGCTCTTTTTGGGTTGCATGTCTATTGCCCTGTTCATTTTGACGCTTTTCATGCTGTGTTAGTCGATGTTACTGTGCATGTGAGCCTGCTGAAAATGGATCGCACTTCCTCACTGAAGGTACCCAG TGATCCCACTGCTATCAAAGATGACATCAGGGAGTATGACAATTCAAAGCAA GTGATGCTTGTACATGCACTATCATGTTCTAGCAGCATACTATTGGAAGATTTAAAAATGCTCGGCCAGTCCATCAATAAACCAATTGATTTGGATGATATCGCTTCTCGTGAATTGTTTGCTTCCACACAAGGACCGGATCAGGAAATTACTGATGCTGAAGTTTCAGGacaaatttcaagaaaaatcaGAAACTTTTCTGAG AAACTAAATGGTGAAGATGATTTTTATAAAGACAAAAGTTTTCAGCTATCTGAAGTCAAATTACTTGAGTTAATTGATCTTCTATGCGATCAAGTCTCGTACTTATGGAgcatatttttgaaatttcacaG GGCTAACAAAAGGATGATTCTTGAGTATCTTCGCAGCCAGTGGGTTATCGACCGGAAATCTGAATGGTCAATGTGGATAGTTCGCACTAAGGTTAAGATGCCCGAGCAATATATAGGCTGTTGGGTTGACAAGTCTTCTTACCATCCTGTGCATGGTAGACCTGCCATTCCACAGAAGATAACTGGTGAT CCTGCACAGACTGCTGCCAATCAAGCAGGGCTTCTTAGGCAGAGTATTGCAACGATGATG ATTGAGAACAGGTCTATTCAAGACATGTATATATTTGGAGATCCATCACACGTCCCTATTGTAATTGTAGAAGACGCTGTCAATGCACCTATACGTGTAATGCGTAGAAACTCTTACATCAGCCGAGTAGACCAGAATGAAAAGAACGGTTTCTTTCCTAGGTTTGGCACTGACCCAGAAAACGCATTAGTCAGCACTCGCCCAGATGGTCGTAGCCTGAGGATTGTAATTTTTGTCCATGGATTCCAG GGACACCATCTGGACTTACGTCTTATTCGCAATCAATGGCTTTTGATAGACCCCAAGGTGGAATTTCTTATGTCAGAAGTTAATGAGGAGAAAACATCTGGAGATTTTAGAGAAATGGGGCAGAGGCTAGCCAAAGAAGTTGTATCATTtgtaaagaagaaaatggataaaatgaCTAGATCAGGTGTCTTGGGGACAATTAAAATCAGCTTTGTCGGACATTCGATTGGAAACATAATCTTGAGAACTGCACTAACTG ATAGCATTATGGAACCATATCTGGGATACTTGCACACATATCTCTCTGTCTCTGGCCCACATCTTGGCTATCTTTACTCCTCAAACTCGTTATTTAATGGGGGTTTGTGGCTCATGAAGAAACTCAAGGGCACACCATGTATCCACCAGCTCACTTTTACTGATGATAATGATCTTGAAAATACGTTCTTGTACAAACTATGCAAG CAAAGGACATTTGAGAATTTCAGGAATGTCATTCTGTTGTCTTCACCTCAG GATGGCTACGTTCCATACCATTCTGCTAGAATAGAGATGTGCCCGGCATCTTCAGGAGACAAATCGAAAAAGGGGAAGGTTTTCTTGGAGATGCTAAACGAGTGCTTAGACCAAATACGAGCAAAGTCCTCGGAGACTCGGGTGTTCATGCGCTGCGATGTGAACTTCAACCTTTCTGCCCAGGGGAAGAGCATCGACACTATGATTGGCCGTGCTGCTCATATAGAGTTCCTGGATTCTGACATCTTTGCCAAGTTTATAATGTGGTCCTTCCCAGAATTGTTTCGGTGA